A single region of the Kwoniella botswanensis chromosome 1, complete sequence genome encodes:
- a CDS encoding 1,4-alpha-glucan-branching enzyme → MSQVQQIPTDGTGVLLSDPWLEPFSPALRKRYAAYKKQLDEIEAHEGGLAHFSEGYKSMGLQVDENGGVRYREWAPNASQARLIGEFNDWSHTANPMTKSPYGVWECYVPPKSPGVCAIPHDSMIKISMTLPSGDSIDRIPTWISRVTQDLSISPIYEGRFWNPPKEQVYQFKHGHSTRSSEGLKIYEAHVGISSPNMRVTTYKEFEEDVLPRIKKLGYNCIQMMAVMEHAYYASFGYQVTNFFAASSRYGTPEELKSLIDKAHEMGLTVLLDVVHSHACKNILDGINEFDGTDHLYFHGGAKGKHELWDSRLFNYGHHEVLRFLLSNLRYWMDVYMFDGFRFDGVTSMMYTHHGIGTGFSDSVDLEAMVYLMLANQMLHEIYPNVITIAEDVSGMPTLGRPVYEGGVGFDYRLSMAVPDMWIKMLKELSDDQWDMGNVVHTLTNRRHLEKSVSYAESHDQALVGDKTLAFWLMDKEMYDYMSDLFIVHTLGGEAYLNFEGNEFGHPEWMDFPREGNGNSFAHARRQFNLVDDNLLRYKYLNEFDIAMNWLEDKYKWLSAPQGYVSLKNENDKVIVFERAGLVFIFNFHPSQSFADYRIGVEVPGEYKVILSSDEKKFGGHDRIDLNGRYFTTPMEWNGRKNWIQVYTPSRTALVLGL, encoded by the exons ATGTCACAAGTCCAACAAATACCCACAGACG GTACCGGTGTTCTCCTCTCAGATCCTTG GCTCGAGCCCTTCTCACCCGCTCTTCGAAAACGTTATGCCGCTTACAAAAAGCAGCTTGACGAGATTGAAGCACACGAGGGTGGTCTCGCTCATTTTTCAGAAGGGTACAAGTCCATGGGTCTCCAAGTAGACGAGAATGGTGGGGTCAGATACCGTGAATGGGCTCCGAATGCAAGTCAAGCTCGCCTGATTGGAGAATTTA ATGATTGGTCTCACACTGCCAATCCAATGACCAAATCACCCTACGGTGTATGGGAGTGTTACGTcccacccaaatcacctgGTGTCTGCGCTATTCCTCATGACTCTATGATCAAAATATCCATGACCTTGCCCTCGGGCGACTCTATCGATCGTATTCCCACTTGGATATCTCGTGTGACCCAAGATCTTTCTATTTCACCCATCTATGAAGGTAGATTCTGGAACCCTCCTAAGGAGCAGGTTTACCAGTTCAAACATGGTCACTCGACCAGATCGTCAGAAGGGTTGAAAATTTATGAGGCACATG TCGGTATCTCCAGCCCTAACATGCGAGTAACAACATACAAAGAattcgaagaggatgttcTACCGAGAATTAAGAAACTGGGGTATAACTGTATTCAGAT GATGGCTGTCATGGAACATGCTTACTATGCGT CATTCGGTTATCAAGTCACGAACTTCTTTGCTGCATCTTCCCGTTATG GAACCCCCGAGGAATTGAAATCTCTTATCGATAAAGCTCATGAAATGGGTCTCACGGTGTTGCTCGATGTGGTTCACTCTCACGCATGCAAAAATATCCTAGACGG TATAAACGAATTTGACGGAACCGATCACCTATATTTCCATGGCGGGGCCAAAGGAAAGCATGAATTGTGGGATTCACGATTGTTCAATTACGGACATCATGAGGTACTTCGATTCCTCTTGTCCAACCTCCGCTACTGGATGGATGTATACATGTTCGATGGCTTCCGATTCGATGGCGTGACCAGTATGATGTACACTCATCACGGTATTGGCACCGGTTTCTCTG ACTCTGTTGATCTCGAGGCAATGGTATATCTCATGTTG GCCAATCAAATGCTTCATGAGATCTACCCTAATGTTATCACCATCGCTGAAGATGTCTCGGGAATGCCCACTCTCGGTCGACCAGTCTACGAAGGTGGAGTAGGCTTCGACTATCGTCTTTCCATGGCTGTACCCGACATGTGGATCAAAATGCTCAAGGAATTATCGGACGATCAATGGGACATGGGCAATGTCGTACATACTCTCACCAACCGTCGACACCTGGAAAAGAGTGTGTCATACGCTGAAAGTCATGATCAAGCCCTTGTGGGTGATAAAACATTGGCATTCTGGCTTATGGACAAGGAGATGT ACGATTACATGTCCGATTT GTTCATCGTCCACACTCTTGGAGGAGAGGCGTATCTCAACTTCGAAGGAAACGAGTTTGGTCACCCAGA ATGGATGGACTTCCCTCGAGAAGGTAATGGCAACTCCTTCGCCCATGCACGTCGTCAATTCAACCTCGTAGACGACAATCTCTTGCGATATAAATACCTTAACGAATTCGACATTGCGATGAATTGGCTCGAGGACAAGTATAAGTGGCTCAGCGCACCACAA GGCTACGTTTCGCTGAAGAATGAGAACGATAAAGTTATCGTGTTCGAACGAGCAGGactcgtcttcatcttcaatt TCCACCCCTCACAATCTTTTGCTGACTACCGGATCGGGGTGGAAGTGCCAGGAGAATACAAAGTCATCTTATCAAGTGACGAAAAGAAGTTTGGTGGACACGACCGAATTGATCTCAATGGTAGATACTTTACCACACCTATGGAATGGAACGGGCGAAAGAATTGGATCCAGGTATACACTCCTTCCAGGACTGCCTTGGTATTGGGCTTATAA
- a CDS encoding pyridoxal kinase: MSTLDPGRVLSVQSHVVSGYVGNRAATFPLQTLGYDVDVVNTVQFSNHTGYGYTNGHKTTPEQLTAIFEGLATNGLVSHYRVLTGYVPGAEALTVVAEQIKKMKEVNPEILYVLDPVMGDMGTGLYVSEDVVPIYKDMLRIASIITPNQFEVELLSGISIVSMATLHTALRQLHTSHSLPHIAFSSIPLPISLVTKLDLPSPPPSYMCLLPDPIPPWYDAVGVGEPEDEVLVCFASTWEDEKLETWAFALPTIRGYFSGVGDLFSAMVLAHFKNPESQSDLPPLPHAVSKALLTVQQILLRTHLYSLIQTGTSGTATPRPLHHSSSEHHGSVIPSDAELDAIGPVNPKDPKRKAKRMRLRELRVVQERKLIVDGGQGWPGKRLDWQRILGHGM, encoded by the exons ATGTCTACTCTAGATCCTGGACGTGTGCTGTCTGTGCAGTCTCACGTCGTGTCGGGATATGTAG GTAATAGAGCTGCTACCTTCCCTCTTCAGACGCTTGGGTATGACGTGGATGTAGTGAACACAGTGCAGTTCTCTAACCATACTG GTTACGGTTACACCAATGGTCACAAAACAACGCCTGAACAACTGACGGCCATCTTTGAAGGTCTCGCTACGAATGGTCTAGTGTCGCATTACCGCGTCCTGACAGGCTATGTGCCAGGTGCTGAAGCCCTCACAGTGGTTGCTGAgcagataaagaagatgaaggaggttAACCCAGAAATCTTATATGTACTGGATC CTGTCATGGGGGATATGGGCACTGGTCTTTACGTGTCAGAAGATGTAGTGCCGATATACAAGGATATGCTAAGGATAGCTAGTATAATAACGCCAAATCAGTTCGAggtaga atTACTATCAGGAATCAGTATCGTTTCTATGGCCACCCTTCACACCGCTCTTCGTCAGCTTCACACATCCCACTCCCTACCCCATATCGCTTTCTCATCCATACCGCTCCCAATCTCACTTGTCACCAAACTCGATCTACCCTCTCCACCGCCCTCCTACATGTGCCTGCTACCTGATCCCATACCACCATGGTACGATGCtgtaggtgtaggagagCCAGAAGACGAGGTGCTTGTCTGCTTCGCTAGCACATGGGAGGACGAGAAGCTGGAAACGTGGGCATTCGCCCTGCCCACCATCCGAGGATATTTCTCTGGAGTAGGTGATCTGTTCTCCGCCATGGTGTTGGCCCACTTCAAGAATCCCGAATCTCAGTCGGATCTACCCCCTTTACCTCATGCTGTTTCCAAAGCCCTTCTCACCGTACAACAAATCCTGCTACGGACCCACCTCTACTCTTTGATACAGACTGGCACTTCTGGTACCGCAACTCCCCGACCGCTCCATCACTCGTCTAGCGAACACCACGGTTCAGTCATACCTTCAGATGCTGAGCTCGATGCCATCGGTCCGGTGAACCCCAAAGATCCCAAACGGAAAGCCAAGCGAATGAGACTAAGGGAGTTGCGGGTAGTGCAGGAGAGGAAATTGATCGTTGATGGAGGACAGGGCTGGCCTGGTAAAAGATTAGATTGGCAGAGAATTTTGGGACATGGTATGTAA
- a CDS encoding chaperone DnaK — protein MYSIARSLRSPSTLSPLRNVARTTSPLLTSKRFNSGKVSGPVIGIDLGTTNSCVSIFEGGAPKVLENAEGARTTPSVVAFTKDGERLVGQPARRQAVVNGENTIFASKRLIGRKFKDAEVQKDIGNVPFKIVAHTNGDAWVEARGEKYSPSQIGAFVVGKMKDTAAAYLGKPVKHAVITVPAYFNDSQRQATKDAGSIAGLEVLRVINEPTAAALAYGLDKSDSAVIAVYDLGGGTFDISILEMQKGVFEVKSTNGDTHLGGEDFDIALVNHILAEFKKETGIDVSKDRMAIQRIREAAEKAKVELSSAGATDVSLPYITATAEGPQHINLNLTRARFESIVKPLVDRTIEPCKKALSDAGVKASEINEVILVGGMSRMPKVVETVKSVFGREPSKGVNPDEAVAIGASIQAGVLAGNVTDILLLDVTPLSLGIETLGGVFTRLINRNTTIPTKKSQTFSTAADGQTAIQVKVYQGERELVRDNKLLGDFQLTGLPPAPKGVPQIQISFDIDADGIVNVSAIDKATNREQSMTIASSSGLADSEIEQMIADSEKYAEADKTRRQIIEEANRGESFVTDTEKSMAEFESQLDKEEREKVKKLLGELREISAKGAAGDATVKPEDIKAALDAAQQASLGLFQKVYEKRNAESRGSESSSDSASSSESESSSSEGEKKQ, from the exons ATGTACTCAATCGCTCGTTCACTCCGATCACCCTCGACCCTCTCTCCTCTGCGAAATGTCGCC AGAACCACTTCTCCCCTTCTCACCTCGAAACGATTCAACAGTGGAAAGGTATCAGGACCAGTGATTGG TATCGATCTTGGTACCACCAATTCTTGTGTATC CATCTTCGAAGGTGGTGCTCCCAAGGTATTAGAGAATGCTGAAGGTGCCCGAACGACACCATCCGTCGTTGCTTTCaccaaag ATGGAGAACGATTAGTTGGTCAACCGGCTCGACGACAAGCTGTCGTTAACGGTGAAAACACCATCTTCGCATCTAAGCG ATTGATCGGCCGAAAGTTCAAGGACGCTGAGGTGCAGAAGGATATCGGTAACGTGCCCTTCAAGATCGTTGCTCACACCAACGGTGATGCTTGGGTTGAGGCTCGAGGCGAGAAATACTCCCCATCCCAGATCGGTGCTTTCGTCGTCGGTAAGATGAAGGATACCGCTGCCGCCTACCTCGGTAAACCCGTCAAGCACGCTGTTATCACTGTCCCTGCCTACTTCAACGATTCTCAACGACAAGCTACCAAAGATGCCGGTTCCATCGCTGGTCTTGAAGTCCTCCGAGTCATTAACGAGCCCACTGCTGCTGCTCTTGCCTACGGTCTCGACAAATCCGATTCCGCCGTTATCGCCGTTTACGATTTGGGAGGTGGTACTTTCGATATCTCCATCCTCGAGATGCAAAAGGGAGTCTTCGAGGTCAAATCCACCAACGGTGACACCCATCTCGGTGGtgaagatttcgatattgCCCTTGTCAACCACATCCTTGCTGAATTCAAGAAGGAAACCGGTATCGACGTTTCCAAGGACCGAATGGCCATTCAACGTATCCGAGAGGCCGCTGAGAAAGCTAAGGTTGAATTGTCCAGTGCCGGTGCTACCGATGTTTCCCTTCCTTACATCACTGCCACCGCCGAGGGTCCTCAACACATCAACTTGAACTTGACCAGAGCTCGATTCGAATCTATCGTCAAGCCACTCGTGGACCGAACCATTGAACCATGTAAGAAAGCTTTGAGCGATGCTGGTGTCAAAGCTTCCGAGATCAACGAAGTCATCTTAGTTGGTGGTATGTCTCGAATGCCCAAGGTCGTCGAAACCGTCAAGTCTGTCTTCGGTCGAGAACCAAGCAAGGGTGTCAACCCCGATGAGGCCGTTGCTATCGGTGCCTCTATCCAAGCCGGTGTTCTTGCCGGTAACGTCACcgatatcctccttctcgaTGTCACTCCTCTTTCCCTCGGTATTGAAACTCTCGGTGGTGTCTTCACTCGATTGATCAACCGAAACACCACCATCCCAACTAAGAAATCTCAAACCTTCTCTACGGCCGCTGATGGACAAACCGCCATCCAAGTCAAAGTGTACCAAGGTGAACGAGAATTGGTCCGAGACAACAAACTACTCGGTGACTTCCAACTTACTGGTCTCCCTCCCGCCCCCAAAGGTGTCCCTCAAATCCAGATCTCCTTCGACATTGATGCCGATGGTATCGTCAACGTATCTGCCATTGACAAGGCCACCAACCGAGAGCAATCCATGACCATCGCCTCGTCCTCTGGTCTTGCCGACTCTGAAATCGAACAAATGATTGCTGACTCCGAGAAATACGCCGAGGCCGATAAAACCCGAAGACAgatcattgaagaagccaaCCGAGGTGAAAGCTTCGTCACTGATACTGAGAAATCCATGGCCGAATTCGAGTCTCAACTCGACAAAGAGGAACgagagaaggtcaagaaaCTCCTCGGAGAGCTTAGAGAGATCTCAGCCAAGGGTGCTGCCGGTGATGCTACTGTTAAACCTGAAGACATCAAGGCTGCTTTAGATGCCGCTCAACAAGCTTCTCTTGGTTTGTTCCAAAAG GTTTACGAAAAGCGAAACGCTGAGTCTCGAGGTTCTGAAAGCTCATCTGACTCTGCCTCTTCATCGGAatcggaatcatcatcttctgaaggtgagaagaagcAATAA